The sequence below is a genomic window from Desulfovibrio oxyclinae DSM 11498.
AGTGGCCCTCCCAGAGAACCCCCACGCAGTCGAGGAAGACCAGTCCCTCGCAGCCGTAGTAGGTGTCGAAGACGTCCCGGTCGAAATAGTGCTGGAGATTGCCGGCACGTCTGGCACGAAGCAGTGCGCGACGTGCCCACCGGGCAAACTTCGGCGGCACAGGTCGGCTTTCGCACTGGTGAAAAATCATTTCAGCCGAAACGTCCTCGTCCGGTCGGCAACCAAACATTTCGGGCATCCTGTCCATACGTTCTCGGATGGATTTATATTCGGCCTGCATCTCTTTTGCTTCGTCCTCGTCGCCCATGAAGTCCGCATTCTCGGCCACGCCGTCTGCGAACTGTTCTAGACGCCATTCGGACAGCATATCGATGTTCAGGATCTGGCCCATGTGGCGCAGCACTGCGGCAACGAGCCGGTATGCTTCTGGATTGACCTCGGACAGGAGACAGAGCATGTCACCGGAGACGAAGAGTCCCCACGGGGCTTCCGCCCCCTCTGCGAGTGCGTTGATGGTTAGCCGCCCGGCACTGTTCCGATCTAACGAAACCACCATGAAATCGGAGTTTGCAGCAACTTTGAATGTGCGCCAGAGGTCCACGAAGACGTCCTCGGGACGGGCGTGCTCGGGGACATTCAAGCCCTTGATGCAGCCGGTATTGCCCACCATGGCCCACAGATCACAGAGGTCGCGAACGGGGTCGGGCAGGATGCGGTCGAGCCGTCCCTGGGCCCGGGCCGCATCCTGCCACTTGAGGGAGGGAGGTATGGCAGAAACATCCGGAAGTGTTACAGGGTACCGAGCAGCCTGCGCGGTACGGGCATGGGCGTTTCCCGCTCCGTTCCGTATCGTTGCCGCGAACCGTTGTGCTTCTCCACCAACTTGCCGAAGCCTCGGTGCAGAAGTGTGAGTTCCTGGCCTGTCGGCTCCGGATTCGGTTTGGTTTGCTGCTCGCATTGTTTCAACCTCCGTACGTACTCGCCAATGGGGATCAGCCTTTCCGGCCTACGTTCACAGCGAACGTCCATACGACTTCATCCTGTTTGACGTCTGGGCCAGAGGCTACGGCGTTGGTCAATTCGGGGTAGGTGGCGGCATAGTGGCGCATAACCTGTTCCGGGAACATGTTCGCGTCCGGGTCGGGCAGCGTACGCTCTTCCCCACCTATTTTGCATTTGAACACTCGCGGCATGCTTTTTACTTCCACAGTCATGAAAACCTCCTAGAACATGGATGCCTGTTTGGCCTTGAGTCCGAGATCTGCAAGCGTCTTGCCCGTGATCTTCTCCAGCTCCTTGCCAACGGCGGATTTGTCGCCCTTGCCGTCCTTGTAAAGCGCGGTCAGGCGCTGCTCGAAGTATCCGTCGGCTTCCTTGCCGACGATCTTTTTCAGCTCGGTCGCCAGAGGACGAAGAACGGCGAGATCTTCCACTTTGGCAAACGCGGCTTCGAGCGTTGCGGAACAGGCTTTGCCGAGCGTTTCTTTGAAAGGGTCGGAGCCGGGCAGAGCCTGACAAAGGGTCTCCACTTGAGCTTCGTCGGCTTCGCCTTGTGTGCGGTCCGGATTGCCGCCTCCAGCTTTGGCGCGTGCGGCTTTACCCTGCTGCCTGAGCTGTTCGCGAGCCTGTTCCAGCGTGGAATCGAAATCGGCCACGTCCTGTGCGAATCCTGCTAGTTCCGAGACGATAAACTCGTTCAACTCGGCGGGCGTCCCCTTCACGGTGATCGGTTTGAGCAGGGCGTTCTTGTGGTCGCCGACCTCGGAAAAACGAGGCAGGACGGACACGGTCAAGCGCTCCCCATCCGCGCGGCTCACACTGATGGCCAGCGTGCCGCCCTGTGGAACAAGTGCGTCGAAAACTTCAAACATGCGTACCTCCGTGCTGTGTCTGTTTGATTTTGTAACTATTCGTAAATACTAGCATTTTGACCCATTGGCGCAAGGGTGAGACGCAAGAAATCCGGGCGGTTACTCAAACTGGCTCCACCCGTCGTCGGCAATGTCCAGCGGCATGGCGATGACCAACACGCCGGGGTCATCCTCGCCCGTAACCCCGCAGGGGCCGGGCACGGTGCAGACCGTGAGTGTAACCTTGGCTGAATCGAAGCGGGAAAGCGCGGTACGCAGAACCTTGATGGGCATGGCCACGCGCTCGATGCCGCCCGTCACCGCAGCCTCCAGAAATTCCATGCCTCGGCCGGAGTCGTCCGAAGTGCGGAACCGCAGGCCCTTGTCCTCGAAGAACAGGCCAACGCCGTTGCCGGAAAAAAGCCCCATACGGGTCAGGGTCGCATCCATGGCCTCGCGGGCAACCTCAACCCGGGTGTCGGCGGTATCCAGTTTGCCGATGATGGAATGGACGTCAGGGAACGCGAACAGGCTGCGCGGAACGGTCAGAACCTCGTAAACTCCGGATTCGTCGGACATGGAAGCGAAGAGTCGCTTGTCCGTCACGGACAGCTGCACATCGTCTGCCGTCATCCAGCGGCGCAGGACGGTCAGGTTCGCGTGATGGATCAAAACATCCTCTGCAAACAGTCCGGCAAGTTCCTCGTTGGCAAGCTCGGTCCTGCAGAGCTGGTGCCCGTCCAGCGCCACCACGTGGAAGGTGTCGCCGCTTGAGCCGAGCTTGGCGCAGGTGATCCCTTCCATGGCGGCATCATCGCGGCTCACGTAGGGATCCACGCGGCTCAGCATTTCGCCGAAGAGGTCTCCGGAAATCTCGGTGAAGTCATCGGGCAGCTCGCAAAGATTCGGCCGGGCAGCCTCATCCGTGCACGGCAGCGAATAGGAGCTGCTGCCGATGGTGACGGAAACGCCGCCTTCCTCCTTGCGCGTGATACAGAGTTCCCCGGTCGGCAGACGCTTGGCGAGATCGTGCACGGTGCGGGCGTTCAATCCGGCCCGTCCGGCCTTCACCACACTGCCGGGCAGGGTGGTTCGGTACTCCATGCCGTTCTGGTCGTTGAGAGCGAACAGGGTCAGGGTGTCGGGCTCGCCGGATACGGCATCGATCCAGACGCTACCCTTGGCCCCGGACACGGCCAGCGCCTTGCCCAGGGCTTCCACCAGATGATTGCGTTCTATGCGGATGAACATCGTGTCCTCCTTTTGAGATTCCCGGCCGGGCCGGAGTGCTTCGCGCGTGCCAGAGGGCATGCTCTCGGGGGCTTCCCGGCCGGGAAATATCGTTTTCAGGCATGGGGGAAGCCGTCCTCCCCCCGTTTGGGACGAGTATTCACATCTCCGGGGACGGCCCGGAGTCGGTCGGCACCGGCTGCCGCCGAAAAATCAGGGTTCGTTGTAGACGCCCCGTTCGCAGCGGGGCTGGGGTGTTTCCGCCACCGCGCTCTCGGGGATGAATTCCTTGAGCGTGCGAAGCGACATGGCCGCAAAGGCGATGCGCGCCTTGCCGCCCTCGCGGACCTGCGGCAGATCGAAAAGCCGCTCCACCTGTCGCAGGGCGCGATCCACTTGTTCGTGCTGGTTTACGACAGGCATGACGAACCTCCGTCCATGTAGTAGCCGCATCCCTGGCCGTCGCCGCGCATGCCGAGCTCCGCGCGGTCCTGCGGCAAGGTGCGCCGCAAGCAAGTGTCTGCGCGCAGGCAGGCCGCGTTGTCGCAGCGAACCGGCTTGCGCTTCTGGACCACGGGGCAACCCCGGTATCCCGTTCGGCTGGCCCACTCTCCATACATTTCCGAGACCATTCGCTCGCCGCCGAGGCCGTCTTCAATCTCCATGTGCAGGTCCGCCTTGCAGTGCAGGCAACGGCCGTGGCGCGAGTTGTATCCCAGGACCATGGCCGTGCCCGGAGCCACCAGAAAGCGCTCGTTGCAACGGGCGCAGCGGCATTCATAGAGTTCCTTGAGTTCCACGGGCATGGCTTCCCCCCTACTGCGGCTGTCTGGCCTGTTCGCCGCTCTGACTCTCGGGTGCGGCATTGCCGACGGTGATGACCACTCCGGGAACGGCCTCGCGGAGTCGGATGATGAGTTCGCCGACGCCGAGGGTGTCCAGCTCCCTGCGCACCTCTTGCTCCAAA
It includes:
- a CDS encoding PRTRC system protein C, with the protein product MTVEVKSMPRVFKCKIGGEERTLPDPDANMFPEQVMRHYAATYPELTNAVASGPDVKQDEVVWTFAVNVGRKG
- a CDS encoding PRTRC system protein E encodes the protein MFEVFDALVPQGGTLAISVSRADGERLTVSVLPRFSEVGDHKNALLKPITVKGTPAELNEFIVSELAGFAQDVADFDSTLEQAREQLRQQGKAARAKAGGGNPDRTQGEADEAQVETLCQALPGSDPFKETLGKACSATLEAAFAKVEDLAVLRPLATELKKIVGKEADGYFEQRLTALYKDGKGDKSAVGKELEKITGKTLADLGLKAKQASMF